From a region of the Saccharomyces paradoxus chromosome IV, complete sequence genome:
- the PRP42 gene encoding mRNA splicing protein PRP42 (U1 snRNP protein involved in splicing~similar to YDR235W), producing the protein MDKYTALINDENFSTLTLSVSRYPKSLVYWERLLNYIVKASAPICKSTEPQLLELIRHTYSSMLNEFPYLENYYIDFALLEYKLGNVSTSHKIFQRGLQAFNQRSLLLWTSYLKFCNNVVLNQKQLFKKYETAEEYVGLHFFSGEFWDLYLEQIRSRCTSSKRYWNVLRKILEIPLHSFSKFYALWLQNIDDIMDLKQLSQLTSKDELLKKLKIDINYSGRKGPYLQDAKKKLRKITKEMYMVVQYQVLEIYSIFESNIYINYYTSPETLVSSDEIETWIKYLDYTITLQTDSLTHLNFQRALLPLAHYDIVWIKYSKWLINSKKDLVGAKNVLLMGLKFSLKKTKIIKLLYSVICKLNDYVLLRNLLEKIESSYSDNVENVDDFEIFWDYLQFKTFCQNSLYSSRYSDSQSNGLLNKELFDKVWKRLSCKEKKSGQEILLNNLVQFYSKDTVEFVEKNIFQKIITSGWKYYLQNSIFWNCYCRLIYFDASRSYLDKRQYIVKKIWPQIDKKFAQSVLPSLTEFCQSYFPEEMDTLEEMFTEEP; encoded by the coding sequence ATGGATAAGTATACTGCTTTAATTAATGatgagaatttttcaactcttACATTGAGTGTCTCAAGATATCCCAAAAGTTTGGTATATTGGGAGAGATTACTGAACTATATAGTAAAGGCTTCCGCACCAATTTGCAAGTCCACTGAGCCTCAACTACTAGAGCTAATACGACATACATATTCTTCTATGCTAAATGAGTTTCCCTATTTAGAAAACTACTATATCGACTTCGCATTACTGGAGTACAAATTGGGGAATGTTTCTACCTCGCATAAGATATTTCAACGCGGATTGCAAGCCTTTAATCAAAGATCTTTGCTACTGTGGACGTCGTATCTAAAGTTTTGTAATAACGTTGTCTTAAACCAGAAGCAAttgtttaaaaaatatgaaacaGCTGAAGAATATGTCGgtttgcattttttcaGTGGAGAATTTTGGGATTTGTATCTGGAACAAATCAGATCAAGATGCACATCTTCAAAGAGGTATTGGAACGTTTTGAGGAAGATACTAGAAATTCCTTTACACTCTTTTTCGAAATTTTATGCGTTATGGTTGCAGAATATAGACGATATAATGGATCTGAAGCAGCTGTCACAGCTAACAAGTAAAGAtgaattattgaaaaaactcAAGATAGATATCAATTATAGTGGAAGGAAAGGTCCATACCTTCAAgatgcaaagaaaaagttgagGAAAATAACGAAGGAAATGTACATGGTTGTTCAATACCAAGTGCTAGAAAtttattccatttttgaatcaaatatttatatCAACTATTACACATCTCCAGAAACCTTGGTTTCTTCAGATGAAATAGAAACATGGATAAAATATCTGGATTACACCATCACTTTACAAACCGATTCTTTAACCCATTTAAATTTCCAAAGGGCTTTACTTCCTCTGGCCCATTATGATATTGTATGGATAAAATACAGTAAATGGTtgataaattcaaaaaaagaccTTGTGGGGGCGAAAAACGTTCTATTAATGggtttgaaattttctttgaagaagaccaaaataataaaattacTGTATTCAGTTATCTGTAAGTTGAATGACTACGTACTTTTACGAAATctattggaaaaaattgagtCCTCATATTCTGACAACGTTGAAAAtgttgatgattttgagaTATTTTGGGATTACCTTCAATTTAAAACGTTCTGTCAGAATTCTCTGTATTCTAGTCGATATTCTGATTCTCAATCGAACGGACTTCTAAATAAAGAGCTATTTGATAAAGTATGGAAACGTTTGAGctgtaaagaaaagaaaagtggtcaagaaattttattgaataacTTAGTACAGTTTTATTCAAAGGACACCGTTGAGTTCgtagaaaaaaacatatttcaaaaaataataacatcTGGCTGGAAATACTACCTACAGAACAGTATATTTTGGAACTGTTATTGCCGTTTGATTTATTTCGATGCTTCTAGATCATATCTGGACAAGAGGCAATATATtgtcaaaaaaatatggccCCAAATAGACAAGAAATTTGCACAGAGTGTTCTGCCATCTTTAACAGAATTCTGTCAATCATACTTCCCCGAAGAAATGGATACATTAGAAGAAATGTTTACTGAAGAACCTTAG
- the FMN1 gene encoding riboflavin kinase (Riboflavin kinase, produces riboflavin monophosphate (FMN)~similar to YDR236C) gives MLILAVQALWLRKWRFDPVKRSQTRVVKVSMFTWAVYVSLLLVLAGTFLMRRNTNTDIIDSFKREVDLPIPAQPSPPFPLVTEYCDIVCGFGRGSAELGIPTANVPIEQLPKDINDLDLGVYFGFAHIKAIDGREPSVETRRDGRTVIYNYGRYLSEANGDLFVLPMVLSVGKNPFYGNDFKTMELHVIHDFKNDFYGAKVKFNILGHIRPELNYTTKEALIEDINIDIRTAQAVLATPPYQAFERQL, from the coding sequence ATGCTAATATTGGCCGTACAAGCACTGTGGTTGAGAAAGTGGCGGTTTGACCCTGTGAAGCGGTCACAAACACGTGTTGTAAAAGTGTCCATGTTTACGTGGGCTGTCTATGTTTCATTATTGCTCGTGTTAGCAGGTACTTTCTTAATGCGTCGAAATACGAATACAGATATAATCGATAGTTTTAAACGAGAAGTCGATTTACCAATACCTGCGCAACCAAGTCCACCATTTCCACTTGTTACCGAGTATTGTGACATTGTATGCGGGTTTGGTCGTGGATCTGCTGAATTGGGTATTCCTACTGCCAATGTGCCCATAGAGCAGCTACCTAAAGATATAAACGATTTGGATTTAGGAGTTTACTTCGGGTTTGCTCACATCAAAGCTATTGATGGTAGAGAACCCTCGGTGGAAACAAGGCGGGATGGGAGAACTGTGATTTACAATTACGGTCGATACCTAAGTGAAGCAAACGGCGATTTGTTCGTACTTCCTAtggtactttcagtggGGAAGAATCCATTCTACGGAAATGATTTCAAAACCATGGAATTACATGTTATTCatgatttcaaaaatgactTTTACGGGGCCAAGGTCAAGTTCAATATTTTGGGTCATATTAGGCCTGAATTGAACTATACTACTAAAGAAGCCTTAATCGAAGATATCAATATCGATATTAGGACTGCGCAGGCCGTCCTTGCCACTCCGCCGTATCAAGCATTTGAACGACAGTTATAG
- the MRPL7 gene encoding mitochondrial 54S ribosomal protein uL5m (Mitochondrial ribosomal protein of the large subunit~similar to YDR237W) encodes MQRFTLVTHRSFSHSCVKPKSACSLVKPVHHLVKIDKSKLSPRFPELKYDKCDIRSPGFKPKDTHADRLNDHYLNTLQSDLLLINYSHNATVTKGLKQRAWSGNSPYHLNRPPKNPQGSKVQLPDIHPIKWSNIPGLESVVINCFVREARENQLYAITAALQLQQITGCKPHPIFSKNDVPTWKLRKGHQMGAKVELKGKEMSQFLSTLTEIVLPRIREYKGINNQSGNRFGGISFGLTPEDIKFFPEIDANQDSWPKTFGMHINVNTSAQLDYQARTLLSGFQFPFFGEEK; translated from the coding sequence ATGCAAAGGTTTACACTAGTCACTCATAGATCGTTCTCCCACTCCTGTGTGAAGCCTAAATCTGCATGCTCTTTGGTCAAGCCGGTTCATCACTTGGTGAAAATTGATAAATCAAAGTTATCCCCCAGATTTCCGGAATTGAAATATGATAAGTGTGATATTAGGTCACCTGGATTTAAACCAAAAGACACTCATGCAGATAGACTCAATGACCATTATCTAAATACTTTGCAATCTGATTTGCTGTTGATTAATTATTCGCATAACGCTACCGTGACAAAAGGCCTCAAACAGAGAGCGTGGAGTGGTAATTCGCCATACCACTTGAACAGACCACCAAAAAATCCGCAAGGCTCGAAGGTCCAACTACCTGACATTCATCCTATCAAATGGAGCAACATTCCTGGGTTGGAGAGTGTCGTAATAAATTGTTTTGTTAGGGAAGCGAGGGAAAATCAGTTATATGCTATCACTGCAGCTTTACAATTACAACAAATTACTGGATGTAAACCCCATCCAATTTTCTCCAAAAACGATGTTCCAACTTGGAAATTGAGAAAGGGTCATCAGATGGGAGCCAAAGTTGAACTaaagggaaaagaaatgtcTCAGTTTTTAAGCACGTTGACCGAGATTGTCTTACCAAGAATAAGAGAATACAAAGGTATAAACAACCAATCCGGGAACAGATTTGGCGGGATAAGTTTTGGTCTGACTCCTGAAGatattaaattttttcctgAAATTGATGCAAACCAGGACTCATGGCCTAAAACGTTTGGTATGCACATAAATGTAAACACCTCTGCTCAATTAGATTACCAGGCAAGAACTTTGTTGAGTGGATTCCAGTTCCCATTTTTCGGAGAGGAGAAATAG
- the SEC26 gene encoding coatomer subunit beta (Essential beta-coat protein of the COPI coatomer~similar to YDR238C), which yields MTSFSSQPAYTLVFDPSPNMETYSSTDFQKALEKGSDEQKIDTMKSILVTMLEGNPMPELLMHIIRFVMPSKNKELKKLLYFYWEIVPKLAEDGKLRHEMILVCNAIQHDLQHPNEYIRGNTLRFLTKLREAELLEQMVPAVLGCLEYRHAYVRKYAILAVFSIFKVSEHLLPDAREIINSFIVAETDPICKRNAFIGLAELDREKALHYLENNITDIENLDPLLQAVFVQFIRQDANRTPALKAQYIELLMELLSTTTSDEVVFETALALTVLSANPNVLVPAVNKLIDLAVKVSDNNIKLIVLDRIQDINANNVGALEELTLDILRVLNAEDLDVRSKALDISMDLATSRNAEDVVQLLKKELQTTVNNPDQDKAMQYRQLLIKTIRTVAVNFVEMAAGVVSLLLDFIGDLNSVAASGVIAFIKEVIEKYPQLRANILENMVQTLDNVKSAKAYRGALWIMGEYAEEESEIQHCWKHIRNSVGELPILQSEIKKSTRNQEDAEENEVDATAKPTGPVILPDGTYATESAFDVKTSQKSVTDEERDSRPPIRRFVLSGDFYTAAILANTIIKLVLKFEKVSKNKTVTNALKAEALLILVSIVRVGQSSLVEKKIDEDSLERVMTSISILLDEANPEEKKEEVKLLEVAFLDTTKSSFKRQIEIAKKNKHKRALKDNSKNIEPIDRPISFRQFAGVNSTNVQKDSIEEDLQLAMKGDAIHATSSSSISKLKKIVPLCGFSDPVYAEACITNNQFDVVLDVLLVNQTKETLKNLHVQFATLGDLKIIDTPQKTNVIPHGFHKFTVTVKVSSADTGVIFGNIIYDGAHGEDARYVILNDVHVDIMDYIKPATTDDEHFRTMWNAFEWENKISVKSQLPTLHAYLKELVKGTNMGILTPSESLGEDDCRFLSCNLYAKSSFGEDALANLCIEKDSKTSEVIGYVRIRSKGQGLALSLGDRVALIAKKTNKLTLTHV from the coding sequence ATgacttcattttcttcacaGCCAGCGTACACGTTGGTTTTTGATCCTTCTCCGAATATGGAGACTTACTCAAGTACCGATTTTCAGAAGGCTCTTGAAAAGGGATCtgatgaacaaaaaattgatacGATGAAATCAATTTTAGTTACAATGTTGGAGGGAAATCCAATGCCTGAATTGTTGATGCACATAATAAGATTTGTCATGCCTTCTAAAAATAAGGAATTGAAGAAGCTTTTGTACTTCTACTGGGAAATTGTTCCCAAATTAGCTGAAGATGGGAAATTGAGACATGAAATGATTCTTGTCTGTAATGCCATCCAGCACGATTTGCAACATCCTAATGAATATATTAGAGGTAACACATTAAGGTTTTTAACAAAGTTGAGAGAGGCCGAACTGTTGGAACAGATGGTTCCTGCTGTCTTGGGGTGCTTGGAATACCGTCATGCATATGTTCGCAAGTATGCTATCTTAGCAGTTTTCTCTATTTTCAAGGTTAGTGAACATCTACTTCCCGATGCTAGAGAAATCATCAATTCGTTCATAGTGGCTGAAACTGATCCAATATGTAAAAGAAACGCGTTTATTGGGTTAGCTGAATTAGATCGTGAAAAGGCCTTACATTATTTGGAGAACAACATTACTGATATAGAGAATTTAGACCCTTTATTACAAGCTGTCTTTGTTCAATTTATTAGGCAGGATGCAAACAGGACTCCTGCTTTGAAAGCCCAATATATCGAACTATTGATGGAACTGCTTTCCACCACAACTTCCGACGAAGTTGTCTTCGAGACCGCATTAGCCCTAACTGTGTTGTCCGCTAATCCAAATGTCTTAGTTCCTGCGGTAAACAAATTGATTGACTTGGCCGTCAAGGTTTCTGACAATAACATTAAGTTAATTGTTCTAGATCGTATTCAAGACATCAACGCTAATAATGTAGGtgctttggaagaattgaCCTTGGATATTTTGAGAGTCTTGAACGCAGAGGATCTAGACGTCCGTTCAAAGGCGCTTGATATCTCAATGGACTTGGCGACATCCAGGAATGCTGAAGATGTTGTTcagcttttgaaaaaagaattgcAAACAACCGTAAATAATCCAGATCAAGACAAGGCAATGCAGTATAGACAATTGTTAATTAAAACTATCCGTACGGTGGCAGTAAACTTTGTAGAAATGGCCGCAGGTGTTGTTTCCCTGTTATTAGATTTCATTGGTGATTTAAACTCAGTTGCCGCTAGTGGTGTCATAGCCTTTATCAAAGAAGTGATCGAAAAATATCCACAACTTAGAGCCAATATCCTTGAAAATATGGTTCAGACCTTAGACAATGTAAAATCTGCTAAGGCTTACCGTGGTGCGTTATGGATTATGGGTGAATatgctgaagaagaaagtgaGATACAACATTGTTGGAAGCACATCCGTAATAGCGTAGGTGAGCTTCCTATTCTTCAATCAGAAATAAAGAAGTCAACACGAAACCAAGAAGATGCcgaagaaaatgaagttgACGCTACAGCCAAGCCAACTGGCCCAGTTATTCTACCAGACGGTACATATGCCACTGAGAGTGCCTTCGATGTAAAAACTTCTCAAAAGTCTGTTACTGATGAAGAGCGTGATTCTAGACCACCGATCCGCCGTTTTGTTTTAAGTGGTGATTTTTACACAGCTGCCATTTTGGCCAATACCATCATCAAACTTGTTTTAAAATTCGAAAAGGTTTCTAAGAACAAAACAGTCACCAACGCTCTAAAGGCAGAAGctttattgattttggTTAGTATTGTAAGAGTGGGTCAAAGTTCTCTAgtagagaaaaaaattgatgagGATTCTTTAGAGAGAGTTATGACATCTATTTCCATTTTATTGGATGAAGCTAACCCtgaggaaaagaaggaagaagttAAACTTCTGGAGGTTGCATTCTTGGACACCACCAAATCTTCGTTCAAGAGGCAAATTGaaattgcaaagaaaaacaagcATAAGAGAGCATTGAAAGATAATAGCAAAAACATCGAACCGATTGATAGACCGATTTCTTTCAGGCAATTTGCCGGTGTAAATTCTACTAATGTGCAAAAGGATagtattgaagaagatttgcAACTGGCAATGAAAGGGGATGCGATCCACGCTACTAGCAGTTCTAGTATTTCTAAGCTTAAGAAGATCGTACCTTTATGCGGATTTTCTGACCCGGTTTACGCTGAGGCTTGTATCACAAATAATCAATTTGATGTTGTATTAGATGTTCTTCTTGTTAATCAAACGAAGgaaacattgaaaaaccTACATGTGCAATTTGCAACTCTTGgtgatttgaaaattattgACACACCACAGAAGACTAACGTCATTCCTCATGGCTTCCACAAATTCACCGTTACTGTCAAAGTTTCTTCTGCCGACACTGGTGTCATTTTCggtaatattatttatgaTGGTGCGCATGGTGAAGATGCTCGCTATGTTATCTTAAACGACGTCCATGTTGACATTATGGATTATATCAAACCAGCCACTACTGATGATGAACATTTCCGTACTATGTGGAATGCATTTGAGTGGGAGAACAAAATATCGGTCAAATCACAACTACCAACATTGCATGCTTATCTGAAAGAACTGGTCAAGGGAACAAACATGGGTATTCTAACACCATCCGAGTCGTTAGGAGAAGATGACTGTAGGTTCTTAAGTTGTAATCTGTATGCAAAATCATCTTTTGGTGAGGATGCGCTAGCCAACTTGtgtattgaaaaagattcCAAAACCAGTGAAGTTATAGGTTATGTCCGTATCCGTTCAAAGGGACAAGGTTTAGCTCTGTCCTTAGGTGACAGAGTGGCATTGATTGCTAAGAAGACCAATAAACTTACTCTCACTCATGTTTGA